From the genome of Candidatus Dormiibacterota bacterium, one region includes:
- a CDS encoding amidase, which produces MADFAEYERFDAIGLSQLVRERRVSASELLEAAIRRAEAVNPRLNGLVAKHYDAARRDAASGLPDGPFHGVPFLAKDLGPPLAGVPMTMGSRYFRGYVPQADHPFFQRVKAAGLNIFGKTNTPEFGLMPYTEPALFGACRNPWDTERTPGGSSGGSAALVAAGVVPMAHANDMGGSIRIPASCVGLFGMKPTRGRMPTAGGTVGDANVDLCISRSVRDSALMLDCVARERGAMYQAPPAHGSFLAHAQREPGRLRVAVVRGPMLGHGIDAEARAAVDAAAALCASLGHDVTEDEPQGIDYPAMSYALLMLFASGIGWHLGAGNPLAGTPLRNGDIEPATLAMLTIARVLSADELTTAASNQRLLAGAFDAFMERYDVLLMPTLASPPVRIGELALTRSERMQIAVLTTLRSKALIRKAARDIAARMFDWLPYTPIFNLTGQPAMSLPLHTSADGLPVGVQFAARLGEEGLLFSLASQIESAAPWADRRPLMNDVSRHE; this is translated from the coding sequence ATGGCGGATTTCGCTGAGTACGAGCGCTTCGATGCGATCGGTCTTTCACAGTTGGTGCGCGAGCGGCGCGTGAGCGCCTCGGAGCTGCTGGAAGCGGCGATACGCCGCGCGGAGGCGGTCAATCCACGGCTCAACGGGCTCGTGGCGAAGCACTACGACGCGGCTCGCCGGGACGCAGCGAGCGGCCTCCCCGACGGCCCCTTTCACGGGGTGCCGTTTCTGGCCAAGGACCTGGGCCCGCCGCTGGCCGGGGTACCGATGACGATGGGCAGCCGCTACTTTCGCGGTTACGTCCCGCAGGCGGATCACCCGTTCTTCCAGCGCGTGAAGGCCGCCGGCCTGAACATCTTCGGAAAAACGAACACGCCCGAATTCGGCCTGATGCCGTACACGGAGCCGGCGCTGTTCGGCGCCTGTCGCAACCCCTGGGATACCGAGCGCACGCCGGGCGGATCGAGCGGCGGGAGTGCCGCGCTGGTGGCTGCCGGCGTGGTGCCGATGGCGCACGCCAACGATATGGGCGGCTCGATCCGCATCCCCGCAAGTTGCGTCGGACTCTTCGGCATGAAGCCCACGCGCGGGCGCATGCCGACGGCCGGCGGCACGGTCGGGGATGCGAACGTCGATCTTTGCATCTCGCGCAGCGTGCGCGATAGCGCGCTGATGTTGGATTGCGTCGCTCGGGAGCGGGGTGCGATGTATCAAGCCCCGCCCGCGCACGGAAGCTTCCTTGCCCACGCGCAACGCGAGCCGGGCCGTCTGCGTGTCGCGGTCGTGAGGGGGCCGATGCTGGGGCACGGGATCGACGCCGAAGCGCGTGCGGCGGTCGATGCGGCCGCGGCACTCTGCGCATCGCTCGGCCACGACGTAACTGAAGACGAGCCGCAGGGCATCGACTATCCCGCCATGTCCTATGCGCTGCTCATGCTCTTTGCAAGCGGCATCGGCTGGCATCTCGGTGCCGGGAATCCGTTGGCCGGGACGCCGCTGCGGAACGGCGATATCGAGCCCGCAACATTGGCGATGCTGACGATCGCGCGCGTACTCAGCGCCGACGAATTGACCACCGCCGCCTCTAACCAGCGCCTCCTTGCCGGCGCTTTCGATGCGTTCATGGAACGCTACGACGTGCTGCTGATGCCGACCCTGGCTTCGCCGCCGGTGCGTATCGGAGAACTCGCGCTCACGCGGAGCGAACGGATGCAGATCGCGGTGCTTACGACGCTGCGATCGAAGGCCCTGATTCGCAAAGCCGCTCGCGATATCGCCGCGCGCATGTTCGATTGGCTGCCGTATACGCCGATATTCAATCTTACCGGCCAACCGGCGATGTCGCTCCCCCTCCATACGAGCGCGGACGGGCTGCCGGTCGGCGTGCAGTTCGCGGCACGGCTCGGCGAAGAAGGCTTGCTCTTTTCGCTCGCGTCGCAAATTGAATCGGCCGCACCGTGGGCCGATCGCCGGCCGTTAATGAATGATGTGTCGCGCCACGAGTGA
- a CDS encoding sulfite exporter TauE/SafE family protein, translated as MHLALELFISAFLASIFGSMVGLGGGFILVPILRLFFGLAPAEAAGTALVLVVANSGSGAFTYLMQRRVNVRTGLLIAAGGFPGSILGAIAVRHISGAAFDWVFAAFLAIICFDMIVNRHKRAGNRIDDHRAHIEKPMSFRLAIAAGFVVGVTSSLFGIGGGVVIVPTLLYFSSLPAHAISATSHFGIVLTSPVGLAVHALQHDIRLDYIIPLVIGGLLGGPIGARLSLRLKSPHLLIFVAIALALAAISLVARHIIH; from the coding sequence ATGCACTTAGCGCTCGAACTCTTCATCTCCGCATTCCTCGCGAGCATCTTCGGATCCATGGTAGGCCTGGGCGGCGGGTTCATCTTGGTCCCGATCCTGCGCCTCTTCTTCGGCTTAGCACCGGCGGAGGCGGCGGGAACGGCGCTGGTACTCGTGGTCGCCAACAGCGGCAGCGGCGCCTTCACCTACTTGATGCAGCGACGCGTCAACGTCCGCACGGGGCTGCTCATCGCTGCCGGCGGATTCCCCGGCAGCATTTTGGGTGCCATCGCCGTGCGGCACATTTCGGGCGCGGCCTTCGACTGGGTCTTCGCGGCTTTTCTCGCGATCATCTGTTTCGACATGATCGTCAATCGCCACAAGCGCGCCGGCAACCGCATCGACGACCATCGCGCGCACATCGAAAAGCCGATGTCGTTCCGCCTGGCGATCGCGGCCGGATTCGTCGTCGGCGTCACGTCGAGCCTGTTCGGCATCGGCGGCGGCGTCGTTATCGTGCCGACGCTCCTCTACTTCTCGTCACTGCCCGCGCACGCCATCAGCGCCACATCGCATTTCGGGATCGTGCTCACGTCGCCGGTCGGCCTTGCCGTCCACGCGTTGCAACACGACATTCGTCTGGACTACATCATTCCGCTCGTGATCGGCGGCCTACTCGGGGGCCCGATCGGCGCGCGTCTCTCATTGCGGTTGAAATCCCCGCACCTGCTGATTTTCGTGGCCATCGCGCTGGCCTTAGCCGCGATCTCACTCGTGGCGCGACACATCATTCATTAA
- the efp gene encoding elongation factor P, which produces MISSNDLRNGVTVVVDGNLWTVIEFLHVKPGKGAAFVRTRLKNVKTGTTLERTFRAGEKLERATVENRQLQMLYNDADGYHFMDQESFENYTIQRDLIGDPADFLKDGLVVDVQFHEGLPIGVDLPPHVELRVVETDPGFKGDTATNTGKPAKLETGATVNVPLFVNPDEMIRIDTRDRRYIGRVSN; this is translated from the coding sequence ATGATTTCGTCGAACGATCTCCGTAACGGCGTCACCGTCGTCGTGGACGGTAACCTCTGGACCGTCATCGAGTTTCTCCACGTCAAGCCGGGTAAGGGCGCGGCCTTCGTGCGGACCCGCCTCAAAAACGTCAAAACCGGCACGACCCTGGAGCGCACCTTCCGCGCCGGTGAAAAGCTCGAGCGCGCAACCGTCGAAAATCGGCAGTTGCAGATGCTCTACAACGATGCCGACGGCTACCATTTTATGGACCAAGAGTCGTTCGAGAACTACACGATCCAGCGCGATCTCATCGGCGATCCCGCCGATTTCTTGAAAGACGGCCTGGTGGTCGACGTGCAGTTCCACGAGGGGCTGCCGATCGGCGTCGACCTTCCGCCGCACGTGGAACTGCGCGTGGTTGAAACGGATCCCGGCTTCAAGGGCGATACGGCCACCAATACGGGTAAACCGGCCAAGCTCGAGACCGGTGCGACCGTCAACGTACCGCTCTTCGTCAATCCCGACGAGATGATTCGGATCGACACACGCGACCGCCGATACATCGGACGCGTCAGCAACTAA
- the plsY gene encoding glycerol-3-phosphate 1-O-acyltransferase PlsY: MLVVLYALGAFLIGSIPFGYLIGRAFYRTDIRTQGSGNIGAMNALRTLGKPGAAAVLLLDAAKGFAPVYLLAVRGASHDAVAVVAAAAVAGHCFSPWLGWKGGKGVATSFGAIFALSWKAGLVSVGAWILGSLVVTQYSSVGSMLGNVVSPISLYLFTGSIWYAAYGAAAAILIIYTHRENIGRLRSGTESRIGLFSKRQTPRP; encoded by the coding sequence ATGCTCGTCGTTCTCTATGCGCTCGGCGCGTTCTTGATCGGCTCGATTCCGTTCGGGTACCTGATCGGTCGCGCGTTCTATCGGACCGACATTCGCACCCAAGGCTCCGGCAATATCGGCGCGATGAATGCGCTGCGGACGCTCGGCAAACCCGGCGCGGCCGCGGTGCTGCTACTCGACGCCGCCAAGGGCTTCGCCCCGGTCTATCTTCTGGCCGTGCGCGGCGCATCGCACGATGCCGTCGCGGTGGTTGCCGCGGCAGCGGTCGCGGGGCACTGCTTCTCCCCGTGGCTGGGCTGGAAGGGCGGTAAAGGCGTCGCCACCTCCTTCGGCGCGATTTTCGCCTTGAGCTGGAAGGCCGGGCTGGTGAGCGTCGGCGCTTGGATTCTGGGCTCGCTGGTCGTCACCCAATACTCCTCGGTCGGCTCGATGCTGGGGAACGTGGTCTCCCCGATCAGCCTCTATCTTTTCACCGGATCGATCTGGTATGCGGCGTACGGCGCCGCGGCCGCAATCCTCATCATTTACACCCACCGCGAGAACATCGGACGCCTGCGTTCGGGGACCGAGAGCCGGATCGGGCTCTTCTCCAAACGCCAGACTCCGCGCCCCTAA
- the der gene encoding ribosome biogenesis GTPase Der: MLRPATVAIVGRPNVGKSALFNRLIGQRLAIVEDTPGVTRDRLYALCDWRGRTFSIVDTAGIDPAADAAHGDQFAEATRRQAEAAAQEADAIVFVVDAQTGLHPLDEDVAHILRKTRRRVVLVANKCESPKAAQSVLGEFSRIGFGEPVPVSAIHGEGTGDLLDRVVELLPPEAPDATKEGELSIAIIGRPNVGKSSLLNALLGEERAIVSEVPGTTRDAIDTLLTYNDRNIRLIDTAGVRRQPQAHGAIEYYATLRSLSAISRCDIAILVFDSMVGITAQDRRLAGLVIEERKGLIIVGNKWDLALEQQGEYSQGELANVIHELMPFAKFAPITFLSAKTHRRLGSLMPVVTRVAENLDRRVSTPQVNALLRDAVLAHPAPFSGGKTFKVYYAAQPGTHPPVFVFHCNDPDLVQNAYKRFLENTIRQSFDFEGVPLTLEFRARRGAPEPGE, encoded by the coding sequence ATGCTCCGGCCGGCCACGGTCGCGATCGTCGGACGCCCGAACGTCGGCAAAAGCGCGCTCTTCAATCGCCTGATCGGCCAACGCCTGGCGATTGTGGAGGATACCCCTGGTGTGACCCGCGACCGCCTGTACGCGCTCTGCGACTGGCGGGGACGCACGTTCAGCATCGTCGATACCGCCGGCATCGACCCGGCTGCCGACGCGGCCCACGGCGATCAATTCGCAGAAGCAACGCGCCGCCAGGCCGAGGCCGCCGCGCAGGAAGCCGACGCAATCGTCTTCGTGGTGGACGCGCAGACCGGCTTGCACCCGCTCGATGAAGACGTCGCGCACATCCTGCGCAAGACGCGCCGTCGCGTGGTGCTCGTCGCCAATAAATGCGAATCACCCAAGGCCGCCCAGTCGGTGCTGGGCGAGTTCTCGCGTATCGGATTCGGCGAACCCGTCCCGGTCTCGGCGATTCACGGCGAAGGAACCGGCGATTTGCTGGATCGCGTCGTCGAACTGCTGCCGCCCGAAGCACCCGATGCGACCAAGGAAGGCGAGCTCTCGATCGCGATCATCGGCCGCCCGAACGTCGGCAAGAGTTCGCTGCTCAACGCGCTGCTCGGCGAGGAACGCGCGATCGTCTCGGAGGTTCCCGGAACCACGCGCGACGCGATCGATACGCTGCTCACCTATAACGACCGCAATATTCGCCTGATCGATACGGCCGGCGTTCGCAGGCAGCCCCAAGCGCACGGCGCGATCGAATACTACGCCACGTTGCGCAGCCTAAGTGCCATTTCGCGCTGCGATATCGCGATTCTCGTTTTCGATTCGATGGTGGGCATCACCGCGCAGGACCGGCGTTTGGCCGGGCTCGTCATCGAAGAGCGCAAGGGCCTCATCATCGTGGGTAACAAGTGGGATCTCGCGCTCGAACAGCAAGGCGAATACAGCCAGGGCGAGCTTGCGAACGTCATTCACGAGTTGATGCCTTTCGCAAAGTTTGCGCCGATCACGTTCCTCTCCGCCAAGACGCATCGCCGGCTCGGCAGCCTGATGCCGGTGGTCACGCGCGTCGCAGAGAATTTAGATCGCCGCGTTTCAACGCCGCAGGTGAACGCGCTCCTGCGCGACGCCGTGCTCGCCCACCCCGCCCCCTTTAGCGGCGGCAAGACGTTCAAGGTATACTACGCGGCGCAACCGGGCACGCATCCGCCGGTCTTCGTCTTCCATTGCAACGATCCGGATCTCGTGCAGAACGCCTACAAGCGTTTTCTCGAAAATACGATTCGGCAGAGCTTCGATTTCGAAGGCGTTCCGCTCACGCTCGAATTCCGCGCGCGTCGCGGGGCCCCGGAGCCGGGCGAATAG
- the miaB gene encoding tRNA (N6-isopentenyl adenosine(37)-C2)-methylthiotransferase MiaB → MAKLLGRAMAKMYIETFGCQMNEADSQYIADRALSIGYEIATKPEDAHVLLLNTCTVRDNAERRAYGRMGHLKELKDRDPSIRLVVMGCLAEQDRDRMQRIAPHVDAVFGTKELVELGDQLERWHGDFDGIDFSDERALLMPFGGTADAVIDAFSHLRAFVTVQRGCSYYCSFCIVPHVRGRFDHRPMAEIVGEVEERLALGAREVMLVGQTVNAWKDPATGEDFGDLCAAVAALPNLERLTFISPHPKDFTEKIIADLSRIPKLNPRLHLPLQSGSDPILRRMNRKYTMADFAHKVELIHRYLPGWAITTDIIVGFPGESDDDFERTLAYVETQVFANAFTFIYSIRRGTPAANWEQVPAAVASERYKRLLDAQNAAVRAYHDAKIGTTVRCLIQGLSKKDPTRLAAKTLDNVTVIAPLPSDYPRGDVEANHPYAATPWIDVELETAHVWGCTGTAVRRAERFAGAGRALERPAIDLLAR, encoded by the coding sequence GTGGCGAAGCTGCTGGGCCGCGCCATGGCCAAAATGTATATAGAGACCTTCGGGTGCCAGATGAATGAGGCCGATTCGCAATATATTGCGGATCGCGCCCTCTCGATCGGCTACGAAATAGCGACCAAACCCGAAGACGCTCACGTCTTGCTCTTGAACACGTGTACCGTTCGCGACAACGCCGAGCGCCGCGCGTACGGACGCATGGGCCATCTCAAAGAGCTCAAGGATCGCGACCCGAGTATTCGCTTGGTCGTCATGGGGTGCTTGGCCGAACAGGATCGCGATCGCATGCAGCGCATCGCGCCGCACGTCGACGCCGTCTTTGGAACCAAGGAATTGGTGGAGCTGGGCGACCAGCTCGAACGGTGGCACGGCGATTTCGACGGCATCGATTTCTCCGACGAACGCGCGCTGCTGATGCCGTTCGGCGGGACCGCCGACGCCGTCATCGATGCCTTCTCGCACCTGCGGGCGTTCGTAACGGTCCAGCGCGGCTGTTCGTATTATTGCAGTTTCTGCATCGTGCCGCACGTGCGCGGACGCTTCGATCATCGGCCGATGGCGGAGATCGTCGGCGAGGTCGAAGAGCGGCTCGCTCTGGGCGCACGCGAAGTGATGCTGGTCGGGCAAACGGTCAACGCTTGGAAGGACCCGGCGACCGGTGAGGACTTCGGCGACCTTTGCGCCGCGGTCGCCGCGCTGCCGAACCTCGAGCGCCTCACGTTCATCTCTCCGCATCCCAAGGATTTTACCGAGAAAATCATCGCCGATCTCTCGCGCATTCCGAAGCTCAACCCGCGGCTGCACCTGCCGCTGCAGTCCGGCAGCGACCCGATTCTGCGGCGCATGAACCGCAAATACACGATGGCGGATTTCGCGCACAAGGTGGAGTTGATCCATCGGTATCTTCCGGGCTGGGCGATTACGACCGATATCATCGTCGGTTTTCCCGGTGAGAGCGACGACGATTTCGAACGGACGCTCGCGTACGTGGAAACCCAGGTCTTCGCGAATGCGTTTACGTTCATCTATTCGATTCGGCGGGGGACGCCGGCTGCGAATTGGGAGCAGGTGCCGGCCGCCGTCGCATCCGAGCGCTACAAACGCTTGCTGGATGCGCAGAACGCCGCCGTTCGCGCCTATCACGACGCGAAAATCGGCACGACGGTACGCTGCTTGATTCAAGGGCTCTCGAAAAAAGACCCGACTCGTCTGGCAGCCAAGACGCTGGACAACGTGACCGTTATCGCTCCGTTACCCAGCGACTACCCGCGAGGCGATGTGGAAGCGAACCACCCGTATGCCGCGACGCCGTGGATCGACGTCGAGCTTGAAACCGCGCACGTTTGGGGCTGCACCGGCACGGCGGTACGCCGCGCCGAGCGATTCGCCGGCGCCGGCCGCGCGCTCGAACGTCCGGCCATCGATTTGCTCGCACGGTGA
- the mutS gene encoding DNA mismatch repair protein MutS, translated as MSDAVKYSPMLEQYFGMKAKHPGAILLSRVGDFYEAYGEDAETAARALQIALTSKEAGGGKRVAMAGVPHHALAGYLAKLVQQRFIVALAEQLEVPVPNRLVRRDVVRIVTPGTLIEDQLLEGKQNNYLAAVAAVDDTFAVAYADVSTGYCAATALSGNDAYDDVLAELGRLGPSEIVADLPADLRALLGGAVEVLGARMSAPPLGLVETRDRAEFDGFSIDESAAINRALDALVGFVRRTGIALPSGVALNEPVLYRERQFMALDPATRKHLELTKAQGQNTRATLLATLDSCETSMGSRMLSRWILAPLLDRGAIEARQEAIAALLDEHARRQAIRDLLRGCFDLERIAQKVRVRRALPRDLASLRRTLEVLAPLRHIVPEALAPLIERIGAFDDVIGDLQRSLVDEPPAQVHDGGVIRPEADAELAECVSLRTDARARLSELEERERERTGIKSLKIKYASAFGYAIEVSKGSVGQVPADYVRKQTLTTGERYITPELKELELAISTAQSRQERIEAQLYEALLERIALRAGDLLRAAEAIAQIDVFAALAQCAAERGYVRPTFVDQSIVSIEEGRHPVMEAVLRTHFVPNDLHLRALDHRFILLTGPNMGGKSTYLRQAGLLAIMAHVGSFVPAKSMQLGVIDRIFTRIGAGDDLASGQSTFYMEMAEAANILRRSTRKSLLLIDEVGRGTGTIDGLSIAQAICEFLLGLDEQSPMALFATHFHELCALCEHWPTVANYHITAVEQSGRHSGPVFSHRVQPGSSSRSFGIEVARMAGLPPAVIERAQEIADALGGQPDLETQVPLRKRLPRTPASEMQLSFLRNES; from the coding sequence GTGAGCGACGCGGTGAAGTACTCGCCGATGCTCGAGCAGTACTTTGGGATGAAAGCGAAACACCCGGGAGCGATTTTGCTTTCGCGCGTTGGCGACTTCTACGAAGCCTACGGCGAGGACGCCGAGACGGCCGCGCGCGCGCTGCAAATCGCGCTGACGAGCAAAGAGGCCGGCGGCGGAAAGCGCGTCGCCATGGCCGGCGTTCCGCACCATGCGCTAGCGGGATATCTGGCCAAGCTCGTGCAGCAGCGATTCATCGTCGCGCTGGCCGAGCAACTCGAAGTGCCGGTCCCCAATCGGTTGGTGCGGCGCGACGTCGTGCGCATCGTCACGCCTGGCACGTTGATCGAAGATCAATTGCTCGAAGGAAAACAGAACAACTATCTTGCGGCGGTAGCGGCCGTCGACGATACGTTCGCCGTTGCGTATGCCGACGTTTCGACCGGTTACTGCGCGGCGACCGCGCTGAGCGGCAACGACGCGTACGACGACGTGCTTGCCGAACTCGGACGGCTGGGCCCTTCGGAAATCGTTGCCGATCTTCCGGCCGATCTTCGCGCCTTGCTCGGAGGTGCGGTGGAAGTATTGGGCGCTCGCATGTCGGCGCCGCCGCTGGGATTGGTGGAGACGCGCGATCGCGCGGAGTTCGACGGGTTCTCGATCGATGAATCCGCGGCGATCAATCGCGCGCTCGACGCGTTGGTCGGCTTCGTCCGCCGCACCGGTATCGCATTGCCGTCGGGCGTCGCGCTCAACGAGCCGGTGCTGTATCGCGAACGCCAGTTCATGGCGCTCGATCCGGCCACGCGCAAGCATCTCGAACTGACCAAAGCACAGGGGCAGAACACGCGCGCGACGCTGCTTGCGACGCTGGATTCGTGCGAAACGTCGATGGGCTCCCGCATGCTCTCGCGTTGGATTTTGGCTCCGCTTCTTGATCGGGGCGCGATCGAAGCTCGGCAAGAGGCCATTGCCGCACTCCTGGACGAGCACGCCCGCCGGCAGGCGATTCGCGATCTGCTCCGCGGTTGCTTCGATCTCGAGCGTATCGCGCAAAAGGTTCGCGTTCGCCGCGCGTTGCCGCGCGATTTGGCGTCGTTACGGCGGACGCTGGAAGTCCTCGCGCCGCTGCGACACATCGTCCCGGAGGCGCTCGCGCCCCTGATCGAACGCATCGGCGCCTTTGACGACGTCATCGGCGACCTGCAGCGCTCGCTCGTGGACGAACCGCCCGCGCAGGTTCACGACGGCGGGGTCATTCGTCCGGAGGCCGATGCCGAACTCGCCGAATGCGTTTCGCTGCGCACCGATGCGCGCGCCCGCCTTTCGGAACTCGAGGAGCGCGAGCGAGAGCGGACCGGCATCAAGTCCCTCAAGATCAAGTACGCCAGTGCGTTCGGCTACGCTATCGAGGTGAGCAAGGGTAGCGTCGGGCAAGTGCCCGCCGACTACGTGCGCAAACAGACGTTGACGACCGGCGAGCGGTACATCACGCCGGAGCTCAAAGAACTCGAACTCGCGATCTCTACCGCGCAGTCGCGCCAGGAGCGCATCGAAGCGCAGTTGTACGAGGCTTTGCTCGAACGCATCGCGCTGCGGGCCGGCGATCTGTTGCGCGCGGCCGAAGCGATCGCGCAGATCGACGTCTTCGCGGCGCTCGCCCAGTGCGCCGCGGAGCGCGGATACGTGCGCCCGACGTTCGTCGACCAGAGCATCGTGAGCATAGAAGAAGGGCGCCATCCGGTGATGGAAGCGGTGTTGCGGACGCACTTTGTGCCGAACGATCTGCACTTGCGCGCGCTCGACCATCGCTTCATCCTCTTGACCGGCCCGAACATGGGCGGTAAATCGACCTATTTGCGGCAGGCCGGGTTGCTGGCGATCATGGCGCACGTAGGTTCGTTCGTCCCGGCCAAATCGATGCAGCTCGGCGTTATCGATCGCATCTTCACGCGCATCGGTGCCGGTGACGATCTGGCCTCCGGCCAATCGACGTTTTACATGGAGATGGCCGAGGCCGCGAATATTCTGCGCCGCAGCACGCGCAAGTCGTTACTGTTGATCGATGAAGTCGGGCGCGGCACCGGCACGATCGACGGCCTATCGATCGCGCAGGCGATCTGCGAGTTTCTGCTCGGCCTGGACGAACAATCGCCCATGGCGTTATTTGCCACCCATTTTCACGAGCTGTGCGCGCTCTGCGAGCACTGGCCCACGGTTGCGAACTACCACATTACCGCGGTGGAACAGAGCGGCCGCCATAGCGGGCCGGTCTTCTCGCATCGCGTGCAACCGGGCAGTTCTTCGCGTTCGTTCGGCATCGAAGTCGCGCGGATGGCCGGCCTGCCGCCGGCCGTGATCGAACGGGCGCAAGAAATCGCCGACGCGCTGGGCGGCCAGCCCGATTTGGAGACGCAGGTGCCGTTGCGCAAGAGGTTGCCGCGCACTCCCGCATCCGAAATGCAGCTCTCGTTCTTGCGTAACGAGTCGTAA
- the mutL gene encoding DNA mismatch repair endonuclease MutL, translating to MPFIHRLDAVTIGQIAAGEIIERPVSIVKELVENAVDAGATRVSVTLEAGGTRSIEVVDDGSGIDPEDLAFAVMRHATSKLAVATDLASVATLGFRGEGLASIAAVARLDIVSRTQHAQIGSRIVAHAESAEPIVPAPAAPGTRVRVEALFENVPVRREYLKAPSAEYARISSWLTTFALAYPSVTFALRHDGKDVWVLPSTSDPRERLAMVFGTEAAQHLIPLDPSAARALDGNLSGFISEPGHDRGDRRLQILFVNGRLLRSSLLAGAWTAGYATFAMSGRHPYGAIFLELPPGHVDPNVHPTKSDVRLRFGTQTFDAVRRSITATLQAHAAHRFSRHVHAEGVSFAPPAIDASLPHVQSLFEPVRGDADEVPGHRLRVLAQLHRTFILASDGDALLLVDQHAAHERIAYESIVERAQAHAPSEPLLVPLVVELDLGQSAALERALDLLREGGLEIEPFGDRTYRIVATPAGFGARPFDLQGFIDDLTTDVKQRDVRERVWASLACHSVTVAGERLEPDEMTTLVDRLQRCINPMHCPHGRPTMVRLAPDDIARMFKRL from the coding sequence ATGCCGTTCATCCACCGCCTCGATGCGGTGACGATCGGGCAGATCGCCGCAGGTGAAATTATCGAGCGGCCCGTTTCGATCGTTAAGGAATTGGTCGAAAATGCGGTGGATGCCGGCGCGACCCGCGTGAGCGTGACGCTCGAAGCGGGCGGTACGCGTTCCATCGAAGTGGTTGACGACGGGAGCGGCATCGATCCGGAGGATCTCGCCTTCGCGGTGATGCGCCATGCGACCAGCAAGCTCGCGGTCGCGACCGATCTTGCGAGCGTGGCAACGCTCGGGTTCCGCGGCGAAGGCTTGGCCTCGATCGCGGCGGTGGCGCGGCTCGATATCGTGTCTCGAACCCAGCATGCGCAGATCGGATCGCGCATCGTCGCACACGCCGAAAGCGCCGAGCCGATAGTTCCCGCGCCGGCGGCGCCGGGCACGCGCGTGCGCGTCGAAGCGCTCTTCGAGAACGTTCCGGTGCGTCGCGAATATCTCAAAGCCCCGAGCGCCGAATACGCTCGCATCTCGAGTTGGCTCACCACCTTTGCCCTTGCGTACCCGAGCGTTACGTTCGCGCTCCGACACGACGGCAAGGATGTGTGGGTACTTCCTTCCACGTCCGATCCGCGCGAGCGCTTGGCGATGGTATTTGGAACCGAGGCCGCGCAGCACCTGATACCGCTGGACCCGTCGGCCGCGCGGGCGCTGGACGGAAACCTGAGTGGTTTCATCAGCGAACCGGGGCACGATCGAGGCGATCGGCGGCTGCAGATCCTCTTCGTGAACGGACGGCTGTTGCGCAGTTCGCTGCTCGCCGGTGCGTGGACGGCCGGCTATGCGACCTTTGCGATGAGCGGACGACACCCGTACGGCGCGATCTTCTTGGAACTACCGCCCGGCCACGTCGATCCGAACGTCCACCCCACCAAGAGTGACGTGCGTTTGCGCTTCGGCACGCAAACGTTCGATGCGGTTCGGCGCTCGATTACCGCCACGCTGCAAGCGCATGCCGCACACCGTTTTAGCCGGCACGTGCATGCGGAAGGCGTCTCGTTTGCGCCGCCGGCGATCGACGCGAGCCTGCCGCACGTGCAATCGCTTTTCGAGCCGGTACGGGGCGATGCCGACGAGGTGCCGGGGCACCGCTTGCGCGTGCTCGCGCAACTCCATCGGACGTTTATCCTCGCGAGCGACGGGGACGCACTGCTCCTGGTCGATCAGCACGCGGCGCACGAACGCATCGCCTACGAGTCGATCGTCGAGCGCGCCCAGGCACACGCTCCCAGCGAGCCGCTCTTGGTTCCCCTCGTAGTCGAACTCGATCTCGGGCAGTCCGCCGCATTGGAGCGCGCGCTCGATCTGTTGCGCGAGGGCGGCTTGGAAATCGAGCCGTTCGGCGATCGCACGTATCGGATCGTTGCCACGCCCGCCGGGTTCGGCGCACGTCCGTTCGATCTGCAAGGCTTCATCGACGATCTCACCACGGACGTGAAGCAGCGCGACGTGCGCGAGCGCGTATGGGCCAGCCTCGCGTGCCATTCGGTTACGGTTGCCGGCGAACGGCTGGAACCGGACGAGATGACGACGCTCGTGGATCGGTTGCAGCGGTGCATCAATCCGATGCATTGCCCGCACGGACGCCCGACGATGGTTCGCCTGGCCCCCGACGATATCGCGCGAATGTTCAAACGTCTGTAA